Proteins encoded in a region of the Methylosinus trichosporium OB3b genome:
- the proS gene encoding proline--tRNA ligase, translating into MKRALSVTRDENFAQWYQAVVAEADLAETSPVRGCMIVKPWGYGVWELIQAALDKRIKETGHENCYFPLFIPMSFIAQEASHVEGFAKEMAVVTHHRLKSVDGKLVVDPDSKLEEPLIVRPTSETIIGDAFRRWVSSHRDLPVLINQWANVVRWEMRTRLFLRTSEFLWQEGHTAHADEADAREETRKMLEVYREIVEDVLAVPVIAGEKPENERFPGAVNTYSIEAMMQDGKALQAGTSHYLGTNFAHAQNIRFQGASGELEFCHTTSWGVSTRLVGGVIMTHGDDDGLRLPPAIAPKQIVVVPMLRDKPEDSEVLAYCEALKADLDDLVALKAPLRAHVDKKPVRAANKRWDWARRGAPIILEIGPRDASNGMVTMIRRDRLRDGDKIVSVGMPRADFLATAPALLAEIQKNLFEEAKARLDANIRADLTSFDAIADYFGKAAEDDEASAFKGWVRAPWARPTGAELEQVETRLKALKLTLRNIPLGQGAASGTCVFTGRPAVEEILIARAY; encoded by the coding sequence ATGAAACGCGCCCTGTCGGTCACGAGAGACGAAAATTTCGCCCAATGGTATCAGGCGGTGGTCGCCGAGGCCGATCTCGCCGAGACCAGCCCGGTGCGCGGCTGCATGATCGTCAAGCCCTGGGGCTATGGCGTCTGGGAGCTGATCCAGGCGGCGCTCGACAAGCGCATCAAGGAGACCGGGCACGAGAACTGCTATTTTCCGCTGTTCATCCCGATGAGCTTCATCGCTCAGGAGGCGAGCCATGTCGAAGGCTTCGCCAAGGAGATGGCGGTCGTCACCCATCACCGGCTGAAATCGGTGGACGGCAAGCTCGTCGTCGATCCCGACTCCAAGCTCGAGGAGCCGCTGATCGTGCGGCCGACCTCGGAGACCATCATCGGCGACGCCTTCCGCCGCTGGGTCAGCTCGCATCGCGATTTGCCGGTGCTGATCAACCAATGGGCCAATGTCGTGCGCTGGGAGATGCGCACGCGCCTCTTCCTGCGCACCAGCGAGTTCCTCTGGCAGGAGGGCCACACCGCCCATGCCGACGAGGCGGACGCGCGGGAAGAGACGCGAAAGATGCTCGAGGTCTATCGCGAGATCGTCGAGGATGTGCTGGCCGTGCCGGTGATCGCCGGCGAGAAGCCGGAGAACGAGCGCTTTCCGGGCGCCGTGAACACTTACTCCATCGAGGCGATGATGCAGGACGGCAAGGCCCTGCAGGCCGGCACCTCGCATTATCTCGGCACGAACTTCGCCCATGCGCAGAACATCCGCTTCCAGGGCGCGAGCGGCGAGCTGGAGTTCTGCCACACGACGAGCTGGGGCGTCTCGACGCGTCTCGTCGGCGGCGTGATCATGACTCATGGCGACGATGACGGGCTGCGCCTGCCGCCGGCCATCGCGCCCAAGCAGATCGTCGTCGTGCCGATGCTGCGCGACAAGCCTGAGGATTCCGAGGTGCTCGCTTATTGCGAGGCGCTGAAGGCGGATCTCGACGATCTCGTCGCGCTGAAGGCGCCCTTGCGCGCCCATGTCGACAAGAAGCCGGTCCGCGCCGCCAATAAGCGCTGGGACTGGGCGCGGCGCGGCGCGCCGATCATTCTGGAGATCGGCCCGCGCGACGCATCTAACGGCATGGTGACGATGATCCGCCGCGACCGCTTGCGCGACGGCGACAAGATCGTCTCGGTCGGCATGCCTCGCGCGGACTTCCTCGCCACGGCGCCTGCGCTGCTCGCCGAGATTCAGAAAAACCTGTTCGAGGAGGCGAAGGCGCGGCTCGACGCCAATATCCGCGCCGATCTGACCAGCTTCGACGCCATCGCCGATTATTTCGGCAAGGCGGCCGAGGACGACGAGGCGTCGGCCTTCAAGGGCTGGGTGCGCGCGCCCTGGGCGCGGCCGACCG